The Ziziphus jujuba cultivar Dongzao chromosome 3, ASM3175591v1 region acaccatataccagtgatgccctccgatacccagcgtcccgagcaccgtctggcaggaggttaaatagagaaacttgcatacggtcacttcggcgtcccaagagcgctgctgcttaaactgtcatcccggccatggaggggggagGCTTATGtgtactatataaaacttgcctatcCTCGGTCCagtggcaactcacaggagacattataacttgcgcgctcatccacatatacagtatagaacaccagtactgtatgagtgcgtctaaaatcaattattaaaataccaaattttccaaaattcaccgtggaaattataccacttttcaaattcacatcccatatttttttctttaatatcaccagcatgaatacttcgataatatatataattttctcatatcacaaaatccatcgatacaattatacaattttcaaatccatcaactttcatttccatcaactcaaatatacaaatttccaatggcataaatatttttgtaacataattctttaaaacaatatttttctccaatcctcaaaatccatttaaatcaacaactccttaaaaccatataaatttcatatataatttattcatataattgtgcacaataattgaataataaccactGAAGCAAATGTCGACGATACCGGCGAAAAATTGCCGATTCTGTCGGTTGTCGACCACCTCCGACACcgaaaaggggggggggggaagtttCTGTCATGGGTGTCGCCGGATTCGATGGATTTCATCTGGAAACGCAGGAGTCGGTTGGGATTTCGTTTTTTGGGTGGATATGGTGGAAATTCCGGTGGAGAAGTCAGCAAGAAGTCGCCGGATTTCGGTGGATTTTTTGGGGAGATATTGGTGGCTGGCTGTGAACTGGCAGagaagagagggaggaagaagacgaagggaagagaggaagaagaagaaaggatttCTTTTCCacgtggggggggggggaggaaagagaaagaaaaaaataaaataaaatatgataatattttataataaaataatataaaataataatatgataatattatattatataaaggataatacattattttttttatatgtagtattttaatacgcatctttttattttttttatcttagtgtttaatttaattttatttatttttttaataaatttgattttatctatttaaaaataaataaataacattgttagtttttttgttatatattatataaaattttaatatatatgtttaattggatgagtattttattattattgtattctaattattgaatttttatattattttattatattaattattttatatctcaaaatttgtattctaaattaaaaatttacagtttccgtaaatttatcgatatttccatcgatatttctgTAAATTCATACCGTCGATATTTTCATCAACATCGATATTTTCCTCACtgataataaccatagcaataattaaaataaatcaaaaccacaatttgtttaaattcccaaatatatttttttggcaccaaaacatatattaaaaacattattaattagcaatacaatttatatggatattctcttaatatcaaatatataaaacatatttatcaattatttaattatgaaatattccaacaatgaaatttgataaaatttaccaaaatctcaaattccttaaaaccaaaatattttataatgcacaaatatttaattccattcaattttggcatcaaaaattccaaatataagtttactaaatattcaacatattaaacatatttttcaaacaaccaatttacacaaaatatatatgttttaacatcccaaattaattttgaaggtggatcactcacctggaacacacaattaaaccacgatccaccatagaATCGATTTGTCAatccacacgtgctcctaaaataacaatttacacatagttaaataaaataatattttattcggataaataatatccggtatccggggggactaacacaaacgttaaccaaaattgacgagtaatataccgaatcgaagcttgagtgacgaggattacgaatccggtcttactttctgaagatcggaccggtggtgacCGGAATCTCGTCAGAAAGctctcggcctttagagcctcgattctcccaaaccgtcgtgaattggaggaaaaggataccggatttggattcagggggtcagaattaATGGGGAGAGGTTGGAGAcgtgactgggtactcgccggaattggattttccggcgagccgcggAGACCCATCGGAAACCGTCGCCTCCGGCggtgcgtccggtggccgatggttGAGATTTTCGGGGATTTTGTAgattgaagggagagggtctcaacaGGACCGgtggtgacaagaatggaggccggaatgaGGAGATCTCGGCTGTTGAAGAAATCGGTGCCGCCGcaggaaaaagccccgatccgggcgcgtcgccggtaggttggccgtgaaattttggagttttgccggaaatggagaggcgctcctacCTAGCCAGCGCATGTGGCAAGATTCGGCCGGAAAAGTTTGcaactccggcggccggtggttctctctctctctctctctctttctctctgctcCCCCCTCCTTTCACACCGGTTTAAGGCCATCGTGGGTGGcactgttcacccatgtggacctctaagatgtcgacatgtggcatcactgttcatgCACTGTGTATAAttcgaaaatagaataaaatattacggtaattggaaaacttcgcatgtccataacttttaaaccacatgtctaaagtggacgtgccgctagtctacggactcgtatcgacgagtacttcataaccatgcatgagtcaaagctcaactttgcatgaataaaaggtTAACTCCagtaccccttggacagtttggacctcaacttgttttgctcataactttcaaaccgtagctttgttttcgacgtgctactagtttatgaactcgtgaaaatgtgtacttcgtaatggtatctcggtcaatgtgaaattctattaggaacaaaaagtcaatatttgaccccttctcgattaacgatggtcaaacccggtcaaccttggtcaatttgaaaaattccaggtgtacttcgggacgaaATGTTACAAATATATAGATGTGAATCCCATTAATGTATTAGAGTTTAGAGTTGGTACTTCCAGAATACCagaaaattattctttttatacTGATGACAAAGAGTGCCACATGTCTTTCAACTGAGTCAGCTACACACATGGGGCACTGGCTGTACGCTAATGATCATTGCTACACTTGTTAATAAAACCTTTCACTAACTTTGGAAGAGTACAAAGTTGAGAGTATCAAAATCAATTAGATTATACAAAagaattaagattttatttgtttttttggtcttAGATCTTAAAAGATATAGTCACATTTTGAAACTTAATAGACCTCAACTAAAACAACTTTAGATGATatgtttgttttattattttgaacatCTAAATATGAAAATCAGACAACATTGTATACCATATTGAAAGACGAAATtacccttaattttttttcccctacttTGGAAATTTTGGATCAACCAAACACCAACTTGTCAAAGTTTAGCAAACCCTATCTCTTCATTGCCTGCTTCCCAAGAACCGCAGCAGCCACAATAATCCTTTTGATTGCGTTGGCAATTGTAGTCGATCTCGGTCCAAATGTAGCCAATAGCCTCCAGAATTGAAGACCCAATAGACACAGAGCTTAAGTGTTTTGCCAGGCTCGACAGCCTTAAGGCCTTCGATGAAGCCCTTCACTACATTGATGATCACATGGGACAAGTAATCACAATTGGTGTAGTAGTAGAGGTTCAACCGGAGCATGATGCTATCGTCTTTTGGATTTCTATAATAGATTTGAAAGGGTAAGAGGGTTTGAAAGGGAAGAGAGGATTAAGGCATTTAATAATTGAGCAAGGGTAATGTCGGAaagttttattgaaaaaaaggtTATGACatttttggatttatatattagtttaaaaaattaaaagcttaaTCAAATAAgactgtttttttctttaaatgttttttaaaaaaaatcaaaataggactttaaaaaaaaaaatcaacaaaataggacttttaaaaaaaaaaatcaacatgccttatgatttaaaataagttacATTAAGACacaagataaaaaaacaaacaatcaaTCATCCATTTAATTAACTGAAAAGAAACAATGTTTTtgttgctttttaatttttttttaatatagaaaacTAGCAATTTAGAGGAAAATTAAGGTAAAGCACCATTACATTTGTCTCCTAGGAAGTTAtggggacccaaaaaaaaaaaaattcacttttcttttctaatttttttatttttaagaataaaatatattgaaagGTGAAGATGTGAACCTTTGCTTAGCATAAGAAGATAATTTAAAGAAACTTTAATGGCTTTGTATATTGTTGGCTAGACAATATAGGAGTTAAAAAAGACTTTCGGTTTATATGACATAAATGTCTACTTAATAAACAATTAAGCTAAAAATTACTTTTCAATGattctatttaaatttcaataaattaataatatgttaattatttttctttgtaaaactaattttttaaataagaattgTTTTTCATAGaattcttttttaacaattgtgTCATTAAATATTTGTTCCATCTATTAGATACTTTACAAATAGACGCTTAGAGCATCTCCACAACTTTGTCCAgtgctagatttttttttacaacatttgaaaaataaacagtcattaaattttttttttttttcaaatgggaCTGTCTAAACACCTTATAAACTTGATGTggtaagaaaacaaaataaacactaTCAAGGTAATTCTCTACTTCAAAGGGCTTTGTAACATATTGTGAAATTTCCCTCAAAgcaaaatcagttttttttttttttttttttttttttttaaagaaaaaatttaataaaatatataatttttaaatagtcGTAAATAACCATATTACACATTACAATTggagaacaattttaaaatatattgtacttttattttatataaatttagacGATATCAATTTTTATGTCAAGAGCATCTCTAATAGCTTTGTCTATTGCtagattttagttttttttttttatatataaaaataaaaataaaaataaacagtcactcaaaaaaagaaaaaatcttaaATGGATTTGTCTAAATATCCTGATAAGTTGATGTGGAAAGAAAGAAGTAGATACTATTAAGATGACCCTCTATTTAAGAGGATTTGTTAAGCAGTTTGAAATttcttaaagaaataaaatatttcttaaagagtcaattatttaaaaaaaaataattttaattaattaatagtcataaataacttttatgtatattattattgaaaaaacaattttataagtGACAGTGTATTTATGCTATCTAGAAATAAACGGTGTCAATTTTTAAACTACATATTGAGCAATCAACATGGAACATTAGAAATGCTCTTACATTGACAATGagtaagttttattatttttatttatatatttatttttttactacatCCAAAATCCATCATATGGATTTTTATGAATAACTATCTATTTATTAAtgtgacaaattttttttttttttagcaatgatcaaaactattgaagatgataataaaagtcaaatttaacaCCTTTTCTTTTTAGATAAAGGGCATGATGGATGGTTTAACCTTGTTCTATAAGCTAACTGAGCTTAATTTTAATGGATAAGTTTTGGTATATATGGAATGTGATTGGTTAACTATAAAAATAGTCtataaaaatagttttctttgATTGTCAACTTAAGACAAATATTGATTGATGGAATATGACAACAAAAATTCACAAGGAATGCAATAGATTCTGTGCCTTATTTGGATGCCTACATTGGGTTCAAATATttcctattatatatatattttaaacacaAGTGGGGGAAGTTTCTCAAAACCTAGATTGGTTGCTAATATtataatatccaaaaaaaagaaaaagaaaaaaaaaagaacaatttttttattgggaTATAATTCTAAGAATAGTATCTCTACCAGTGACCACTAAAAATCTCtatgatttaataaatatatatgtatgtgtatatatatatatatttacaaatcaATTTAGAGGTACAAGAAGCTTATCAAAATGTttaccatatatacatatattattattttagaatgcatgcatatatatatatatatatatatatgaatacagTTGGTATTAGATTACCACGACCACGTATACATGTGTTATTATTACCATGTACAAGAAGCTTCCATGTAAATGAATACAGTTGATATTAGATTTCATTGAATTTGTTTTGCTACAATGTCATCTCTGTTTCGGTTAAGATATCACAATCaagttgcttttttattttgtatatccaAGCCCCAGTTAGGGCATCTCGATACCATTTTACTAAGTTAATTTTGTGCAAGTTGTTGCAATCTTAAATGCTTGTTAATTTTTTCCCTCTTCTTTAATTTGGTGGGAAGGGTACTTACTACTGGTGCATATTACTATGTTAGAGTTAgagcttaaatttaaaaactatgaTTTACAAGTAGCACCATGACAATAATGTGATTGGCTGAACATggaaaattactttaaaaaaaaaaaaattaattagtgcCATGAAGTGTCCTACTTTCAATAATAGAGTAATGTACTTCTTTTCTTAAAATCTAGGGCCTGAATATACTCCATTGATTTGAAGTTTGATGTATTGGATTTGattctataatttttcaaatttccatgaTTAGGCAAGGTCATACTCCCTGTGTTCTTTTGGTTTAGGTGACAGCTTATCGATTTTTAGTGAACTAGGCATTACGAATAAACAAGAAGCCTTGTTTCTGGAATTGATTTAGCCTCTTAACTCTTTCGAAGAGGCTCTACGTTTGAAATGATCAAACCCAAATAAAACTAGAACTTGTCAATTCATATGATGATGTGAAGTTGTGTGTGTGATATTACACTTGACATGGAAGATAGTAGATATgaatgttaatttggtttttgttagtGATAACCAAGTACTCCTGTTCTTCTCTCcactttttcaaattatttttaaaattttttttggttattattattattattattttaaatatggtcAAATTAAAGACATTGACCACAATATAAACTGGTTAAACATACGAAATCTgataatatttcataaaaattttctttatggACGATATACAAATTTTCTTTATGGACGATTTAAAATGCAATTGATGCACATTCCAtgagtgaaaaggaaaaaaatttggatACATATATCGCCTCAAAAATGCCTTTCATAGATATTTCTTAAATCTATACAATCGAGACACCTACAATAAACGGGTGAATTTCAatccatgaaaaaaaataaaaaaaataaaaaataataaaaaaaaagaaatcaaatataattgacataaatattttaataaataaataaataaaaacactgGGCAATCTTCTAGAACTGTGAAACATTTTTTGTTGTTCGTTGAATATGATTCGGTGATGATGACGTCCAATACCTCTTGACTGCTAATAGTATCTTCTCTCTATCATGGGGTCCTTTCTCATGGTTTGCAATCCATGTATCATATTCCATTGCATCCATCATGCTCCTGATCTCTACCACGAAATCTACATCATCCCTAATAATTATGCTTCCTTCTGGTCTTAAAATCCTATCCATCTCCAAAAGTATATCTTCCATTTTACACctgtaaattatataatatataatatatatttaatacaaaattctaATGGTAATTTTCTCTGAagtttacaaaagaaaaatatgtagaATTTATAAGGTTGAATTGATATTACCTGTCTTTGTAGAGGGTAAAAACTGAATCAGAGTGAATGAGATCATAGGTTCTTGGGTAAGTAGACATAGCCTCACACCTACAAAGAAGACATTCTTAAGCCAGAAACTTACTTTTTTTCAGAGTCAGAAACTTACAgtggaaaaagaaggaaatcTATCTCTGTGATAAAAAGTTGGTGGTcttggcttaaaaaaaaaaaaaaaaaaaaaaatatccttATTGATACGAGCATGAATCAGATTCATTTGGAAGTTAGCAACAAAGTAGAATGTGTtttgaaaaagattaaaaagttGTCATCCAAATATCTTATCTAACTTGGTGGGCTGTTGGTTGACACTATGATCTTATGTTTGACTTTGAATTCCATTaaggaaataaaagaaaattgaaaatgaaaataagttCTGCATATTtctatcaaaacaaaattaacataCCAATTTTGGTAAGTTCCAATCAATCCCCTTTCATAGATGACACCAAGAGTGTTAACTTTGGCCACCACAGGAACAATGTTCATAACCCAAACGGGATCATCAACCAAAGCAGCTGCAAAGCCTCCCAAGAAAGAATTCATATCTAACAAATTCCTATACCTCCCAGGCTGACCAAGTTGACGGTTCACTTCTTTGTAATGTGCTACTCTCTTTTTCCATATCTCTGTGTTCTCTGTGAAAATCTTAGCTGTAATTCCTTCCAAACTTCCAGTTATAATCCTTGGAGGAATTGCATTCAGCCTCTCTGGCCATTTTGCCAATTCCCCACCTGCTACTTCCTTTTTGTGGGCCACTTGAGGAAGTGGGGTCAAACAATCCTCCATTTTAGTGTACCTACACACAAAAATAAAGCTGTTTTTCTGAGTAGATCTTCAATTAGTAGAAGATATTTTAAAGTCATTTATTGACTTTCGGTAGAAACTATGTTCAAAAAAGAAGATTTTTTggcattaaaagaaaaaaaaaaaaaaaactaaattaattagTAGAGCTTAAAGCTGTATCTTAGTGAAGGCTAAGTAGGACTTGACTTCAGAAGAGAGCTTTGTTGGGACCCAGAAGAAGTATCTTTTGCAACCAAAAAGGCGttaagaaaaagggaaagaaaagggCATCAAAACAACAACAGTTTAGGAGATAGGTGGGTTGGATAGTTTAACTAACTTAGTGAGTATCAAAGAAACAGTATTGCGCCTACTGTTCTCTGCCTTTATTATCTATTTGGGTTTGGTATCACTGAAAAAAGTGTTCTCTAGTATTTGAAAGAATttgctttcttctcttttttcatatGGCCACAAAAGTTACTTCTAATTGCAGAGATCAAGATTATTGGCTAAtggaaaaaagaatttattCACAATCAAAGAAGTCAATCTCCCTTTCAAAACTTATTCTTctaatttaacccaaaaaactaTCCATTATTATTTGTCCACCAATAATTAAGTGGTTGCTTGTGTTGCTAATAgcttttgctcaaaacttttcggaccttaatttttttataggaTTCATTCCCGCATAACATAAGCAGCCACATCGCTACCATCCTATAACTGGTAGCAACAAATAACATTTCTTTAATAGAAATTTCAAGCTAAAAAACTTAGACCGAGAGAAGTGAAAGAACACATAAAAAATCAGCATTACTCACCATGCTTTATCTGGATCTTGAGCTTGACAAAATTGTGGCTTCTTGAAAACTTTCCTGTTGGCGATACAATGGAGATGGTTAGTGGGTTTTTGCCAAATAGCAATATCATTCTTCTGCTTCAATTTTTTCCAGCATAGGCTTCTTGCTACTGTCTCAATCACAGATTGTTCAGCTTTGAGATCTTCTGGTGTTCTTTCCCAACCTTTCCAGTGATTCTCCCAGTTTATTGGTGGCCCGGAAAGAATCCAGTAACCACCAGGACGTAAAATCCGATCAACTTCAATTAAGTAAATCCCATCTGCATaatcaaattacaaatatacttgaatagaaataattatagtaatatgACAACTTAcatattttttcactttttatatgATCCACCATATTTCATTATAAACTACATTATTAATATCTTATTAAAATTACCAAACTGGCCCCAAGGAATGAGACAGCGAGAGCAATGAGCCATGTCAAATGCTCTTGAGGGGTAAGGGAGCCTTTTGGAAGCAAGAATTCCAATCAAAGCAGGGACTCCTCTTTCAAGGGCAAATTGA contains the following coding sequences:
- the LOC107433440 gene encoding probable methyltransferase PMT15; translated protein: MSTMAFLNPLSFSFKPKRLPANLYCMTLASVLCSLCYLAGIWKHSSRTLTGSSYSLTGGLSCSLATQTNRTTVPAMATAATTTIHLNFSSHHHVQDPPHETAREHHFPRCSPELSEYTPCEDRRRSSKFDRERLVYRERHCPEAGEVLRCRIPAPKRYRVPFRWPESRESVWFANVPHMELTVKKKMQNWVRFNKGRFSFPGGGTMFPNGADKYIDDIAELINLNDGSIRTAVDTGCGVASWAAYLLSRNILTVSFAPRDSHEAQVQFALERGVPALIGILASKRLPYPSRAFDMAHCSRCLIPWGQFDGIYLIEVDRILRPGGYWILSGPPINWENHWKGWERTPEDLKAEQSVIETVARSLCWKKLKQKNDIAIWQKPTNHLHCIANRKVFKKPQFCQAQDPDKAWYTKMEDCLTPLPQVAHKKEVAGGELAKWPERLNAIPPRIITGSLEGITAKIFTENTEIWKKRVAHYKEVNRQLGQPGRYRNLLDMNSFLGGFAAALVDDPVWVMNIVPVVAKVNTLGVIYERGLIGTYQNWCEAMSTYPRTYDLIHSDSVFTLYKDRCKMEDILLEMDRILRPEGSIIIRDDVDFVVEIRSMMDAMEYDTWIANHEKGPHDREKILLAVKRYWTSSSPNHIQRTTKNVSQF